From a region of the Hippopotamus amphibius kiboko isolate mHipAmp2 chromosome 3, mHipAmp2.hap2, whole genome shotgun sequence genome:
- the LOC130849678 gene encoding olfactory receptor 8H1-like → MGRTNITHVSDFILTGLTDSEELQLVLFMLFLLIYLITVLGNAGMMLIIHLDLQLHTPMYFFLSHLSFLDLSYSTVITPKTIENILMSTKYISYLNCFAQMNCFVFLGTTECFLLSSVAYDHFVAICTPLHYPVVMSTRRCCSLVFGSYLIGFMNSFVNVFCMSRLDFCNSNVIHHFLCDLPPILALSCSDTHDIEIVIFIFAGFNLVLSLITISVSYVSILSTILKITSTSRKQKSFSTCASHLLGVTIFYGTLIFTYLKPSKSYSLGKDQIASVFYTIVIPMLNPLIYSLRNKEVKNALIRVMQKSKASKKFK, encoded by the coding sequence ATGGGTAGAACGAATATCACACATGTCTCTGACTTCATCCTCACGGGATTGACAGATTCTGAAGAGCTCCAGCTAGTTCTCTTTATGCTGTTTCTCCTGATCTACCTGATCACTGTGCTGGGGAATGCAGGCATGATGCTGATCATCCACCTGGATCTCCAGCTTCACAcccccatgtattttttcctcagtCACCTGTCATTTCTTGATCTCAGTTACTCAACTGTCATCACTCCTAAAACCATAGAAAACATACTGATGTCCACCAAGTATATTTCATACCTGAACTGCTTTGCCCAGATGAATTGCTTTGTCTTCTTGGGTACCACTGaatgttttcttctctcctcagTGGCCTATGACCACTTTGTAGCTATCTGTACCCCTCTGCATTACCCAGTTGTTATGTCCACCAGACGCTGCTGCTCCCTAGTCTTTGGGTCCTATTTGATTGGCTTCATGAACTCCTTTGTCAATGTGTTTTGCATGAGCAGATTGGATTTCTGCAATTCCAATGTAATCCATCACTTTCTCTGTGACCTGCCCCCAATTTTAGCCCTGTCCTGCTCAGACACACATGACATTGAAATTGTAATCTTTATATTTGCTGGCTTCAACCTAGTCTTGTCTCTTATTACAATATCTGTGTCCTATGTGTCTATCTTGTCTACTATCCTGAAAATTACTTCTACTTCAAGGAAGCAAAAATCTTTCTCTACTTGTGCCTCCCATCTCCTGGGAGTCACCATCTTTTATGGAACTctgatttttacttatttaaaaccaAGTAAGTCCTACTCCTTGGGAAAGGATCAAATAGCTTCTGTTTTTTATACGATTGTCATTCCCATGCTGAATCCACTCATATATAGTCttagaaacaaagaagtaaaaaatgcTCTCATTAGAGTCATGCAGAAGAGTAAAGCCTCCAAGAAATTCAAATAA